The Bacteroidales bacterium genome includes a window with the following:
- a CDS encoding DUF4421 family protein, with the protein MFGSLYIDSLYLSDYKIKQFSVIQLGILGGYLYNWLYNNWLFNFSAIAGIANQLQFKELSHQIGKIYPHSTTGIIINVRLGVGYNKERSYFYISASSDNCNYPLSSDYQLKHTFGRIDICYGYRLLKRKNFTH; encoded by the coding sequence TTGTTTGGCAGTTTATATATTGATAGTCTATATCTTTCCGATTATAAAATTAAGCAGTTCTCAGTTATACAATTAGGTATTCTTGGTGGTTATCTTTATAATTGGTTATACAATAATTGGTTATTCAATTTTTCTGCTATTGCAGGTATTGCCAATCAACTGCAATTTAAGGAGCTTAGCCATCAAATTGGAAAAATATATCCTCATTCAACCACAGGTATAATTATTAATGTAAGGCTTGGTGTAGGTTACAATAAAGAACGGTCGTATTTTTATATATCAGCCAGCTCAGATAATTGTAATTATCCGCTTTCTTCTGATTATCAGCTTAAACATACTTTTGGACGAATTGATATTTGTTATGGTTATCGGCTCCTAAAAAGAAAAAATTTTACACATTAG
- a CDS encoding PAS domain S-box protein, which produces MNKTSRKVIVVEDDKMLQTVFSLFLQELGHELIGAFSTADEAFLLCEKKRADVVLLDINLPEGIDGITASNRFFTEYNIPVIYISSYTDDTTVSNAINYSAYGYLVKPIDKVSLGITIDLVCWRHEYEQQKKISEQLLEYIQHAVFTISLSGKIINANRAFETIFKIANPVGKLFYEITNISEDEFQTNIVEEVLRNRYYNQILKLEIERKKVFIQCNYSLLFDEINEVYAIAVFAQEITSLIEFSEGFKKVGSIQTAFFNGISQMVLLFDIDNQLILFNQLASKFYETKLKHSLVENDKIENVLFFLQNTEITSLVQNVKKGIYHFTERIVEVEQSPIFIQINWVPVELEGNVSHIMLLLSDITMLRKLEMDYEEQKNELKPIFDSSIQRFYLVDLNLNIIAFNKSARDVIYKEFNFALKKGDNALDLIPQQDRKKYFLEQFEKAKQGHSVFFKESYPLKNEIRWNETHLDPVVNERGEIKRVLIWTLDITDREQYLRDLKESQERYELIARGGNDGIFDWDLLRNTVYLSPRWKALLGYEDYELKNEFGTRDSLIHPEDKEKAKKILNDYLEGKTPYYENEFRLMHKRGYYIWVIERGELLKDENGNIIRLAGSITDITRLKKIENNLLQLNKTLLDERKMFMQGSVVITRIKADETKKFIYISENVKDVLGYSVDDFTSGAIVYDELIHPEDIEMHTKERNEAIQKQVTQISFSPYRMRKKDGSYIWVKDFSTIITNENDNTNDILGYFIDITEEKKFESAILESNKRYVSLFEEASDAIILLDGVRIIEANRNAEILFGYSKDELKQMDILILSPDLQHNFEKSTDRFNRKILNAMAGESKAFYWQFKNKENKIVDTEVGLSPIVVNNKRILYQAIIRNITDRKKIERALKENEQKVNALLQAIPDLLFILDENNIYIYFKPDRDKIFDVPHEQVIGKSVSDFFTGELLERYVNCIDKCRTTKQIVDIQYELNSPIGMRKYEARLTPLDNKQILQVVRDLGPANV; this is translated from the coding sequence ATGAATAAAACTTCAAGAAAAGTTATTGTAGTAGAGGACGATAAAATGCTCCAAACTGTATTTTCGCTTTTTTTACAAGAGTTGGGGCACGAGTTGATAGGTGCATTTAGCACTGCCGATGAGGCTTTTTTGCTTTGCGAGAAAAAACGTGCCGATGTAGTATTATTAGATATTAATTTACCAGAAGGTATCGATGGTATTACAGCCTCTAATCGTTTCTTTACAGAGTATAATATACCAGTTATATATATATCAAGCTATACTGACGATACTACTGTTTCGAATGCCATAAATTATTCTGCTTATGGATATTTGGTAAAACCTATTGATAAAGTATCGTTGGGAATTACCATTGATTTAGTTTGCTGGCGACACGAATATGAGCAACAAAAAAAAATAAGTGAGCAACTTTTAGAGTATATTCAACATGCTGTATTTACCATATCGCTGAGTGGTAAGATTATTAATGCGAATCGTGCATTTGAAACTATTTTCAAAATAGCTAACCCGGTAGGTAAATTATTTTATGAAATTACTAATATTAGCGAAGATGAATTTCAAACCAATATTGTAGAAGAAGTTTTAAGAAATCGTTACTATAATCAAATTCTAAAGCTTGAAATAGAAAGAAAAAAGGTATTTATTCAATGTAATTATTCACTTTTATTTGATGAAATTAACGAAGTGTATGCTATTGCTGTATTTGCTCAAGAAATAACTTCGCTAATCGAATTTTCAGAAGGATTTAAAAAAGTTGGCTCAATTCAAACAGCATTTTTTAATGGCATTAGCCAAATGGTGTTGTTGTTTGATATCGATAACCAGTTGATTTTATTTAATCAGCTTGCTTCAAAATTTTATGAAACAAAATTAAAACATTCGTTAGTCGAAAACGATAAAATTGAAAATGTACTTTTCTTTTTGCAAAATACCGAAATTACATCATTGGTTCAGAATGTAAAAAAAGGAATTTATCATTTTACAGAACGAATAGTAGAAGTAGAACAGTCGCCTATTTTTATTCAGATAAATTGGGTGCCTGTTGAGCTTGAAGGAAATGTTTCGCATATAATGCTTTTGCTCTCAGATATTACCATGCTTCGAAAACTTGAAATGGATTATGAAGAGCAAAAAAATGAATTGAAACCGATTTTTGATAGTAGTATTCAACGTTTTTATTTGGTCGATTTAAATTTAAATATTATTGCTTTTAATAAGTCGGCTCGTGATGTAATATATAAAGAGTTTAATTTTGCTTTAAAGAAAGGAGATAATGCTTTAGATTTAATTCCACAGCAAGATCGAAAAAAATATTTTTTAGAACAATTTGAAAAAGCTAAACAAGGGCATAGTGTATTTTTTAAAGAATCTTATCCGTTAAAAAATGAAATTCGATGGAATGAAACACATCTTGATCCTGTTGTAAATGAACGAGGTGAAATAAAACGTGTACTTATATGGACACTCGATATAACAGATAGAGAACAATATCTTCGCGATTTAAAAGAAAGTCAAGAACGATATGAACTAATTGCTAGGGGTGGAAACGATGGTATTTTTGATTGGGATTTGTTAAGGAATACTGTTTATTTATCGCCACGTTGGAAAGCTTTATTAGGGTACGAAGATTATGAATTAAAAAATGAGTTTGGAACTCGAGATAGTCTTATACATCCGGAAGATAAAGAAAAAGCAAAAAAAATATTAAATGACTATTTAGAAGGAAAAACACCTTACTACGAAAATGAATTTCGTCTGATGCATAAAAGAGGCTATTATATTTGGGTTATTGAACGAGGCGAGTTATTAAAAGACGAAAATGGAAATATTATTCGCTTGGCTGGGTCTATTACAGATATTACTCGATTAAAGAAAATCGAAAATAATTTGCTTCAATTGAATAAAACATTACTCGATGAACGAAAAATGTTTATGCAAGGAAGCGTGGTTATTACTCGCATTAAAGCAGACGAAACTAAAAAATTTATATATATATCAGAAAATGTAAAAGATGTTTTAGGATATAGTGTTGACGATTTTACTTCGGGGGCTATTGTTTACGATGAGTTAATACATCCTGAAGATATTGAGATGCATACAAAGGAGCGAAACGAAGCTATTCAAAAGCAAGTTACTCAAATATCGTTTTCACCTTATCGAATGCGTAAAAAAGACGGCTCGTATATCTGGGTCAAAGATTTTTCGACAATTATTACTAATGAAAATGATAACACTAATGATATTTTAGGCTACTTTATTGATATTACAGAAGAAAAGAAATTTGAATCGGCAATATTAGAAAGTAACAAACGCTATGTCTCGTTGTTTGAAGAAGCTAGCGATGCTATTATTTTGTTAGATGGAGTTCGTATTATTGAAGCAAATAGAAATGCTGAAATTTTATTCGGCTATTCAAAAGATGAACTAAAGCAAATGGATATTTTAATATTATCACCCGATTTGCAACATAACTTTGAAAAAAGTACCGATCGATTTAATAGAAAAATATTAAATGCAATGGCAGGTGAATCGAAAGCTTTCTATTGGCAATTTAAAAATAAAGAAAATAAGATTGTTGATACCGAAGTGGGCTTAAGTCCTATTGTTGTCAATAATAAACGAATTTTGTATCAAGCTATAATTCGAAATATTACGGATCGTAAAAAAATAGAACGAGCTTTAAAGGAAAATGAACAAAAAGTAAATGCATTGCTTCAGGCAATACCCGATTTATTGTTTATTTTAGATGAAAATAATATATATATATATTTTAAGCCGGATAGAGATAAGATTTTTGATGTGCCTCACGAACAGGTTATAGGTAAGAGTGTAAGCGATTTTTTTACAGGCGAATTATTAGAACGATATGTCAATTGTATTGATAAATGCCGAACTACTAAGCAAATTGTTGATATACAATATGAATTAAATTCACCTATTGGTATGCGTAAGTATGAAGCCCGTTTAACGCCACTCGATAATAAACAAATTTTGCAGGTTGTAAGAGATTTAGGACCTGCTAATGTGTAA
- a CDS encoding type III pantothenate kinase: MTQKKDTFIAIDIGNSYIKALIQHDQNDIKIASDSWEEITQQIIPYINQNYSIIISDVKGIIKEIPFDKHKVIFLNSNTPLPIKNAYHSPKTLGYDRIAAAVGAYTLFPNFPCLIIDAGTAITIDLLTHNTYQGGAISPGIKLRYEALHQFTSKLPYLEKINHFNYPGKTTEESIHNGVLNGVLYEIEKHIENFLQKFNDGKIIITGGDSLYLVKFIKKTIFAEPNLVLNGLINILKYNAI, translated from the coding sequence ATGACCCAGAAAAAAGATACATTTATTGCCATCGATATAGGAAACAGTTACATAAAAGCACTCATACAACATGACCAAAATGATATTAAAATTGCTTCAGATAGTTGGGAAGAAATAACACAACAAATCATTCCCTATATAAATCAGAACTACTCCATTATTATTAGCGACGTAAAAGGAATAATTAAAGAGATTCCTTTCGACAAACATAAAGTTATATTTTTAAATTCAAATACACCATTACCCATTAAAAACGCTTACCACAGCCCCAAAACACTTGGTTATGATCGTATTGCAGCGGCAGTGGGAGCATATACATTATTTCCTAATTTTCCTTGTTTAATTATCGATGCAGGTACAGCTATCACTATCGACCTATTAACCCACAACACTTATCAAGGAGGCGCTATTTCGCCAGGAATTAAATTGCGATATGAAGCCCTTCATCAATTTACAAGTAAACTACCCTACCTCGAAAAAATCAATCATTTTAATTACCCAGGTAAAACAACCGAAGAATCCATACACAATGGTGTTTTGAATGGAGTTCTTTACGAAATTGAAAAACACATCGAAAACTTTTTACAAAAATTTAACGATGGAAAAATAATTATTACTGGAGGTGATAGTTTATATTTGGTAAAATTCATAAAAAAAACCATCTTTGCAGAACCCAATTTGGTGCTCAATGGATTAATTAACATATTAAAATACAATGCAATATAA
- a CDS encoding tetratricopeptide repeat protein, which produces MRKISFLFVALVLSIAVSTNIKAQDEQNNNDPKFGPNPDHCKMHLSLYLEFYRQKNYVDAYPSWSTVFKECPKSSKNMYIHGPKILWEMINASKDAAIKAKYGDTLMMMYDRRIENFGEEGKVLGYKGIDYIKLYPTKKKEALDILVKSIEIDGKSSDPAAITTLMSLAVDLYKEKKLTADLILDYYNKCSEALTSQLEAKPDAENVKKAQDNIDLALVNSGVASCDKIVPIFQSKFEANKDNIDMLKVILKLLARQECTDSKVYAQASEQLNKLQPSAFSAYSLAQLFVKKGEYSKAVEYYQQAIKIDTINEKKAQYYYEMGIITGTKLGQMSTARNYALKAAELKKGWGKPYILIGQLYAQSAKECGDDAYYQSLVYIAAVDKFVQAKSIDADCADEANKLINSYSSMYPSKEDMFFHGDSEGKSYTIGCWINETVRIKVR; this is translated from the coding sequence ATGAGAAAGATTAGTTTTTTATTTGTAGCCTTAGTACTTTCTATAGCAGTTAGTACTAATATCAAAGCTCAAGACGAACAAAATAATAACGATCCAAAATTTGGTCCTAATCCAGACCATTGTAAAATGCACTTGTCGTTATATTTAGAATTTTATCGTCAAAAAAATTATGTCGATGCTTATCCCTCTTGGAGCACCGTTTTTAAAGAATGTCCCAAATCAAGCAAAAACATGTACATTCACGGTCCTAAAATATTATGGGAAATGATCAATGCCTCTAAAGATGCTGCTATTAAAGCAAAATATGGCGATACCCTTATGATGATGTACGATCGCCGTATCGAAAACTTTGGCGAAGAAGGTAAAGTTCTGGGTTATAAAGGTATTGACTATATTAAACTCTATCCTACCAAGAAAAAAGAAGCACTCGATATATTAGTAAAATCGATCGAAATCGACGGAAAAAGCTCCGACCCTGCTGCTATTACCACTTTAATGTCGCTTGCTGTTGATTTATATAAAGAAAAAAAGCTAACTGCTGATTTAATTTTAGACTATTACAACAAATGTTCTGAAGCTTTAACATCACAGCTCGAAGCCAAACCCGATGCCGAAAATGTAAAAAAAGCACAAGATAATATCGATTTAGCATTAGTAAATTCGGGCGTAGCATCGTGCGATAAAATAGTTCCCATATTTCAATCTAAATTTGAAGCCAATAAAGACAATATTGATATGCTAAAAGTTATTTTAAAACTTTTAGCTCGACAAGAATGTACCGATTCTAAAGTATATGCCCAAGCATCTGAACAATTAAACAAATTGCAACCATCGGCATTTTCTGCTTATTCATTAGCTCAACTCTTTGTTAAAAAAGGTGAATATTCCAAAGCTGTTGAATATTATCAACAAGCCATTAAAATCGATACCATTAACGAAAAAAAGGCACAATACTACTACGAAATGGGTATTATTACAGGAACAAAATTAGGTCAAATGAGTACTGCAAGAAATTATGCTCTTAAAGCTGCTGAACTAAAAAAAGGATGGGGTAAACCCTATATTTTAATTGGCCAACTCTATGCTCAAAGTGCTAAAGAATGTGGCGACGACGCTTATTACCAATCGCTCGTTTATATTGCTGCTGTAGATAAATTTGTTCAAGCCAAATCAATAGATGCCGATTGTGCCGACGAAGCAAATAAACTCATCAATTCATATAGCAGCATGTACCCCTCAAAAGAAGATATGTTTTTCCATGGCGATAGCGAAGGTAAATCATACACTATTGGCTGCTGGATTAACGAAACAGTTAGAATTAAAGTAAGATAA